The following proteins come from a genomic window of Desulfuromonadaceae bacterium:
- a CDS encoding PTS system fructose subfamily IIA component, which translates to MIGLVVACHSRLAEELLLTAESIVGPLPHARAVCIRREDGMEAIEATLRAAIAAVDDAGDGVIVMTDMFGGTPANVAMTLFEDCNIEILAGVNLPMLIKFSSVPKCETLSAVAVFLREYGRRGIMCPGELLKPRTDYM; encoded by the coding sequence ATGATAGGACTGGTTGTCGCATGCCATTCACGGCTCGCTGAAGAGTTGCTGCTGACCGCAGAATCGATCGTTGGTCCATTGCCGCATGCCCGTGCCGTATGTATCCGCCGCGAAGATGGGATGGAGGCAATTGAGGCAACATTGCGCGCAGCGATTGCCGCCGTTGATGATGCGGGTGATGGCGTGATTGTGATGACGGACATGTTCGGCGGAACGCCTGCCAACGTTGCGATGACGCTTTTTGAAGACTGCAATATTGAAATTTTAGCCGGGGTCAATCTGCCCATGTTGATCAAATTCAGTAGCGTTCCAAAGTGTGAAACTCTCAGCGCGGTTGCCGTTTTTTTGCGTGAGTACGGGCGACGCGGCATCATGTGCCCGGGGGAACTTTTGAAACCTCGAACAGATTATATGTGA
- a CDS encoding PTS sugar transporter subunit IIB, with translation MTIVLARIDSRLIHGQVLEAWVPYCKATCIVVANNEISPVQKIVMQAAVPSKMRVNIDKISEIAEQFSHGKFAGERVLLLFSSSHDALEAYRLGIPVTRLNLGNMHAGPGKLRYTSTIAMNAEDIDNFQHLTESGVSISVQGVPANRETRFAKLLKRKIPEC, from the coding sequence ATGACGATTGTATTAGCACGAATCGATAGTCGCCTGATCCATGGTCAAGTGCTGGAGGCTTGGGTCCCTTACTGTAAAGCAACATGTATCGTGGTGGCCAACAATGAGATTTCACCGGTTCAAAAGATTGTCATGCAGGCCGCTGTTCCCAGCAAGATGCGTGTGAATATAGATAAAATTTCTGAAATTGCCGAACAATTTTCCCACGGAAAATTTGCTGGCGAACGCGTTTTACTCCTTTTTTCTTCTTCACACGATGCCCTCGAAGCCTACCGCCTGGGGATTCCTGTGACCCGGTTGAATTTGGGCAACATGCATGCGGGACCGGGTAAATTGCGTTATACCAGTACGATTGCGATGAACGCCGAAGATATTGATAATTTTCAACATTTGACTGAGTCCGGGGTAAGCATAAGCGTGCAGGGCGTACCTGCAAACCGCGAAACAAGGTTCGCTAAATTGTTAAAACGGAAGATACCGGAATGCTGA
- a CDS encoding PTS sugar transporter subunit IIC translates to MLISWTHLLLGGGAAVITGLDRTAALQFMICRPLVAGPLTGLMLGDWLVGMQVGMLLELLWLGRLPVGAAIPPDDTQVAVGSTVLAVSLAEIGDSNSLAFVILCVLIAMPLGKAGQFFDHLARARNGRLLTRIEHTLDSQEGCSEYCHLLGLFNFGVASLATYMLIVGCGTPLLRYLGPLLLPSLTPAADWVKILFPIIGTAAILGMVNVNRSITLFSAAYAMALLLLWLA, encoded by the coding sequence ATGCTGATTTCCTGGACCCATCTTCTTCTCGGGGGGGGGGCTGCCGTGATCACCGGTCTTGACCGAACGGCTGCGCTGCAATTTATGATTTGTCGGCCACTGGTTGCGGGCCCGTTAACGGGGCTGATGCTTGGTGACTGGCTGGTTGGCATGCAGGTCGGCATGCTCCTTGAGTTGCTTTGGCTCGGACGCCTGCCGGTGGGCGCGGCGATCCCTCCGGATGATACGCAGGTCGCGGTAGGGAGTACAGTGCTGGCGGTCAGTCTCGCCGAAATTGGTGATAGCAATAGTCTTGCTTTTGTTATTCTTTGTGTGCTGATTGCCATGCCGTTGGGGAAGGCCGGACAGTTTTTTGACCACCTCGCTCGCGCTCGGAACGGGCGACTGCTGACGCGAATTGAACATACGCTTGATAGCCAAGAGGGCTGTTCTGAGTATTGTCATTTACTCGGTTTGTTTAATTTTGGCGTGGCGTCACTCGCAACTTATATGCTGATTGTTGGGTGCGGAACGCCGCTGTTACGTTACCTGGGACCATTACTGCTGCCGTCGCTGACCCCGGCTGCCGACTGGGTGAAAATATTGTTCCCGATCATCGGCACGGCAGCCATTCTTGGTATGGTCAATGTCAATCGTTCCATAACATTATTCAGTGCCGCTTATGCCATGGCGTTACTGTTGCTGTGGTTGGCCTGA
- a CDS encoding PTS system mannose/fructose/sorbose family transporter subunit IID, with protein MNRRRLTLRCYFQVFLRTFVLQGSWNFERLQNLGVLFALAPALRQLYAGKALKDAYRRNLAYFNTHPFLGAPILGAMLNLECARSEGRPEEIEVDDFRQMVMAPYAAIGDALFWGGLRPFAAGIALFFSFNGSFWAPVIFLLIFNLPHLFFRTAGLWLGWVQGWKVTETVQRYNLPDVAIRLKEGTVVLLGGLCAYLTFQLLRGEGVPIFCGLAVVPVVLLCGWATRKGLSTLLLVWSATAIAVALVGFFKI; from the coding sequence ATGAACCGGCGGCGATTGACATTGCGTTGCTATTTTCAGGTGTTTCTGCGCACCTTTGTGCTCCAGGGAAGCTGGAATTTTGAACGCCTGCAAAATCTTGGGGTACTCTTTGCGCTGGCTCCGGCATTGCGGCAACTCTATGCAGGCAAAGCACTGAAAGATGCTTATCGGCGCAATCTGGCGTATTTCAACACCCATCCTTTTCTGGGTGCGCCCATTCTGGGCGCGATGCTGAATCTGGAATGTGCCCGCAGTGAAGGGCGTCCCGAAGAAATTGAAGTCGACGATTTCCGGCAAATGGTCATGGCCCCCTACGCGGCGATTGGCGACGCACTCTTCTGGGGGGGGCTGCGTCCCTTTGCGGCGGGGATTGCATTGTTTTTTTCCTTTAATGGATCGTTCTGGGCACCGGTAATTTTTTTACTGATTTTTAATCTTCCGCATCTTTTTTTTCGCACTGCGGGTCTGTGGCTCGGATGGGTACAGGGATGGAAGGTGACGGAAACGGTACAACGTTACAACCTTCCGGATGTCGCGATACGGCTTAAGGAAGGGACGGTTGTGCTGCTCGGCGGGTTGTGTGCCTATCTGACATTTCAATTGTTGCGTGGCGAGGGGGTACCGATATTCTGCGGATTGGCCGTTGTGCCGGTTGTCCTTTTGTGCGGCTGGGCAACCCGCAAAGGCTTGTCAACATTGTTACTCGTTTGGTCTGCAACCGCCATTGCCGTCGCACTGGTGGGGTTTTTTAAAATATGA
- a CDS encoding HPr family phosphocarrier protein: MTVKEGTFTIVNRLGLHARAAAQFVQTANRFTANVHVEKEGEEVNGKSIMGILMLAAPKGSSIKITVSGDDADEAYRELAALIEDGFGED, encoded by the coding sequence ATGACAGTTAAAGAAGGTACATTCACGATCGTCAACCGACTCGGATTGCACGCCCGTGCTGCAGCACAATTTGTGCAAACGGCCAACCGCTTTACCGCGAACGTTCATGTCGAGAAGGAAGGTGAAGAGGTAAACGGGAAGAGCATTATGGGGATTTTAATGCTGGCGGCACCCAAAGGTTCATCAATCAAGATTACGGTGAGTGGAGACGATGCCGATGAGGCCTATCGGGAGCTTGCCGCTTTGATCGAGGATGGTTTTGGTGAAGATTAA
- the ptsP gene encoding phosphoenolpyruvate--protein phosphotransferase — protein MVLVKINISPDTILVGIGVSSGIGIGQSHLLNRSRMVAIERRLQSEEDVEAEVKTFLAAIAHSKKQLDEIKDRADSSALADHLYIIDTHKLILEDQMLIDETIGWIRQELLNAEGALQRTLNKFNEVFAGIQDEYLRERRSDVASVGDRVLRSLLGITQQALTDIDGKAVVVAHDLSPADTMQIDKQKIVGFVTDVGGRTSHTAILARSLGIPAVVGLEKATSLIPANVPIIIDGDEGTIILNPSQETFREYLDKKQQFGYCEQQLKDSANLAAKTRDGRQVALRANIEILDELGPAQEYGAEGCGLVRSEFLFMNRSVPPDEEEQCAFYREIAIRMAPHPVTIRTLDVGGDKFVADICLQNETNPAMGLRAIRFSLKEQLLFKTQLKAILRASTFGDVRLMFPMISGVAEVRQCRQLLNEVQVELDAKQIAYDPQIQVGIMIETPAAAFIAEQLAKEVDFFSIGTNDLIQYCLAIDRSNEHVAYLYQPLHPAVLRAIKAICDGAAKANISVAMCGEMAGDPVYTLALLGLGVTEFSMNATSIPRVKRILRLATVRDGRRLSRLILKFTTATEVADFLDNEMRSRFPTAF, from the coding sequence ATGGTTTTGGTGAAGATTAATATTTCTCCTGATACGATTCTGGTCGGTATCGGGGTGTCATCCGGGATCGGTATCGGACAGAGCCATCTGCTTAACCGTTCACGGATGGTTGCGATTGAACGCCGATTACAATCGGAGGAAGATGTCGAGGCCGAGGTGAAAACCTTTTTGGCCGCGATTGCCCACTCTAAAAAACAGCTGGACGAGATTAAAGATCGTGCTGACAGCTCTGCGTTGGCCGATCATCTTTATATTATCGACACCCACAAACTCATCCTTGAAGATCAGATGCTGATCGATGAAACCATCGGCTGGATTCGTCAGGAACTCCTGAATGCCGAAGGGGCATTGCAACGCACCCTGAACAAGTTTAACGAGGTTTTTGCGGGGATCCAGGATGAATATCTGCGTGAGCGCCGCTCTGATGTTGCCTCTGTTGGTGACCGGGTTTTGCGCAGCTTGCTGGGCATAACCCAGCAGGCGTTGACCGATATTGACGGTAAAGCGGTGGTCGTCGCCCATGACTTGTCCCCGGCCGATACCATGCAAATCGACAAACAGAAGATTGTCGGTTTTGTGACGGATGTTGGTGGACGCACTTCGCACACCGCTATTCTGGCGCGTTCTCTCGGGATTCCGGCGGTTGTCGGGCTGGAAAAAGCAACCTCGCTGATCCCTGCAAACGTGCCGATTATTATTGACGGCGATGAGGGAACGATCATTCTCAACCCCTCGCAGGAAACTTTCCGGGAATATCTTGATAAGAAGCAGCAGTTTGGTTATTGCGAACAGCAACTCAAAGACAGCGCCAATCTCGCGGCCAAAACCAGAGATGGCCGCCAGGTTGCCCTGCGGGCCAATATCGAAATACTTGATGAGCTTGGCCCGGCGCAGGAATATGGTGCCGAGGGATGCGGCCTGGTGCGCTCGGAATTTTTGTTCATGAATCGCTCGGTACCGCCGGACGAAGAGGAGCAGTGCGCTTTTTACCGTGAAATTGCCATTCGCATGGCTCCCCATCCGGTCACGATCAGGACTCTCGATGTCGGTGGGGACAAGTTTGTCGCTGATATCTGTCTGCAAAATGAAACTAATCCGGCCATGGGTTTAAGGGCCATTCGTTTTTCACTCAAAGAACAATTGTTGTTCAAAACACAGCTTAAAGCAATTCTGCGCGCATCAACCTTCGGTGATGTGCGTTTGATGTTTCCGATGATATCGGGCGTTGCTGAAGTGCGGCAATGCCGACAGTTACTGAATGAAGTCCAGGTGGAGCTCGACGCAAAGCAGATCGCCTACGATCCGCAGATACAGGTGGGGATTATGATCGAGACCCCTGCCGCGGCGTTTATTGCCGAACAACTGGCGAAAGAGGTTGATTTTTTTTCGATCGGTACGAACGATCTGATTCAGTATTGCCTGGCCATCGACCGTAGCAACGAGCATGTCGCTTATCTCTACCAGCCCCTTCATCCGGCGGTGCTGCGCGCCATCAAGGCGATTTGCGACGGGGCGGCCAAAGCCAATATCAGCGTCGCCATGTGCGGCGAGATGGCCGGCGACCCGGTTTATACCTTGGCGCTGCTGGGGTTGGGGGTGACCGAGTTCTCAATGAATGCGACGTCTATTCCCCGTGTCAAACGCATTTTGCGTCTGGCCACAGTGCGTGATGGACGGAGATTGTCGCGGCTGATTCTGAAGTTCACGACGGCGACGGAGGTTGCAGATTTTCTTGATAATGAAATGCGGAGCAGATTTCCGACGGCTTTTTAA
- the metK gene encoding methionine adenosyltransferase, with product MAMTDFLFTSESVGEGHPDKVADQISDAILDAILAQDPQSRVACETLVTTGMAMIAGEITTNARIDYPDIVRQTIKNIGYGDSAMGFDWETCAVLTSIDRQSPDISQGVTEGEGLFKEQGAGDQGLMFGYACNETAELMPMPITFAHKLTKKLADVRKSGQLNFLRPDSKSQVSIQYIDDKPVRVDAIVVSSQHTPDVAYDTLKEAIIEEVINKVIPAELLDEKTKYFINPTGRFVIGGPMGDCGLTGRKIIVDTYGGQGSHGGGAFSGKDPSKVDRSASYMARYVAKNLVAAGLATKCEVQVAYAIGVAEPVSVMINTFGTGKIPSNEIARIATAEFDMRPRAIVETLDLLRPIYRKTAAYGHFGRELPDFTWERTDRVESLRKRAGI from the coding sequence ATGGCTATGACCGATTTTTTATTTACTTCTGAATCTGTTGGAGAAGGGCATCCCGACAAAGTTGCAGACCAGATCTCCGATGCAATCCTTGACGCAATTCTGGCGCAAGATCCGCAATCACGTGTCGCATGTGAAACGTTGGTGACCACTGGTATGGCGATGATTGCCGGTGAAATTACCACCAACGCGCGGATTGACTACCCGGATATCGTCCGCCAGACGATCAAGAACATTGGTTATGGCGACTCAGCCATGGGGTTTGACTGGGAGACCTGCGCGGTACTGACGTCGATTGATCGGCAATCGCCCGATATTTCGCAAGGTGTTACTGAAGGCGAAGGGTTGTTCAAGGAGCAGGGAGCAGGGGACCAGGGGCTGATGTTCGGTTATGCCTGTAATGAAACCGCAGAACTGATGCCGATGCCGATCACCTTCGCCCACAAGTTGACGAAAAAATTGGCGGATGTACGTAAAAGCGGTCAGCTCAACTTTTTACGTCCTGACAGCAAATCGCAGGTTTCGATTCAATATATCGATGACAAACCGGTACGGGTCGATGCGATCGTTGTTTCCTCGCAACACACCCCCGATGTTGCCTACGATACCCTCAAGGAAGCAATTATCGAGGAAGTCATCAACAAAGTTATTCCGGCTGAACTGTTGGACGAAAAAACCAAATATTTTATCAATCCGACCGGACGTTTTGTGATCGGCGGACCGATGGGCGACTGCGGCCTGACCGGGCGCAAGATCATTGTCGATACCTATGGTGGTCAGGGCTCCCACGGCGGCGGTGCTTTCTCCGGCAAAGATCCCTCCAAGGTGGATCGAAGTGCTTCGTACATGGCACGTTATGTCGCCAAGAATCTTGTCGCGGCTGGTCTGGCGACGAAATGCGAAGTACAGGTGGCTTATGCCATTGGTGTCGCTGAACCGGTTTCGGTGATGATCAACACGTTTGGTACCGGCAAAATCCCTTCGAACGAAATTGCCCGTATTGCGACGGCTGAATTTGACATGCGTCCGCGTGCCATTGTCGAGACGCTTGACCTGTTGCGGCCGATCTATCGCAAGACCGCCGCTTACGGTCACTTTGGTCGTGAGTTGCCGGACTTCACCTGGGAAAGAACGGATCGGGTTGAATCATTACGTAAACGCGCCGGAATTTAA
- a CDS encoding fumarate hydratase: protein MATPEFSYQDPYPLGKEKTTYYKIEGSEKYVKTADFDGQQILKVDPEALTVLANTAMKDVSFLLRAEHNDMVGKILTDPEASRNDKGVALAFLRNAMVAAKFELPTCQDTGTATIIAKKGQNVFTGANDAEKLSLGVYKTYTEENLRYSQTVALDMYKEKNTGTNLPAQIDLYATEGDAYKFLFVAKGGGSANKTMLYQETKALLTPEKLEEFLVAKMKTLGTAACPPYHVAFVIGGTSADACMKTVKLATAKYLDELPTAGNDHGQAFRDIELEKKLLTAAQKLGIGAQFGGKYFAHDVRIVRLPRHGASCPVGMAVSCSADRNIKAKITKDGLFVEAMDRDPGRLLPEQYRMAKHEHGIKLDLDQPMEKILAELTKLKCGDALLLNGTIVVGRDIAHAKFKEILDSGKALPDYLKKHPIYYAGPAKTPAGRPSGSFGPTTAGRMDSYVGLLQENGGSMVMIAKGNRSQQVTDACKKFGGFYLGSIGGPAALLADENIKKVECIDFPELGMEAVWKINVVNFPAYILVDDKGNDFFKQLGL from the coding sequence ATGGCGACACCGGAATTTTCTTATCAGGATCCCTACCCGCTCGGCAAGGAAAAAACCACCTACTACAAAATCGAGGGCTCCGAAAAATACGTCAAAACCGCTGACTTTGACGGTCAGCAGATCCTCAAGGTTGATCCTGAAGCCTTGACGGTCCTGGCAAATACAGCGATGAAGGACGTTTCCTTCCTGCTGCGCGCCGAGCATAATGATATGGTCGGCAAAATCCTGACCGACCCCGAAGCTTCGCGCAACGACAAGGGGGTTGCGTTGGCCTTTTTGCGTAATGCCATGGTCGCGGCCAAATTTGAGCTCCCGACCTGTCAGGACACTGGCACCGCAACGATTATCGCCAAGAAAGGTCAAAACGTTTTCACTGGAGCCAATGACGCGGAAAAACTTTCTCTGGGTGTCTACAAAACCTACACCGAAGAAAACCTGCGTTACAGCCAAACCGTCGCGCTGGACATGTACAAAGAGAAAAACACCGGGACCAACCTCCCCGCACAGATCGACCTTTATGCAACGGAAGGTGACGCTTATAAATTCCTGTTCGTGGCAAAGGGGGGCGGCAGCGCCAACAAAACCATGCTTTATCAGGAAACCAAGGCTCTGCTCACCCCGGAGAAGCTCGAAGAATTCCTCGTCGCAAAGATGAAAACTCTCGGCACGGCAGCCTGCCCACCGTATCACGTCGCCTTTGTCATCGGTGGCACTTCGGCAGATGCCTGCATGAAAACAGTGAAGCTTGCGACCGCCAAATATCTTGATGAATTACCGACCGCGGGGAATGACCATGGTCAGGCGTTCCGCGATATCGAACTGGAGAAGAAACTGCTGACAGCAGCTCAGAAACTTGGCATCGGTGCCCAGTTCGGCGGCAAATATTTTGCTCACGATGTGCGTATCGTCCGGCTGCCGCGCCACGGTGCGTCGTGTCCGGTCGGGATGGCTGTTTCTTGCTCGGCGGATCGCAATATCAAGGCCAAAATCACCAAAGATGGCCTTTTTGTCGAAGCAATGGATCGTGATCCGGGCCGTCTGCTGCCGGAACAATACCGCATGGCGAAGCACGAACATGGCATCAAACTTGATCTTGATCAGCCGATGGAAAAAATTCTGGCTGAATTGACCAAGCTCAAGTGCGGCGATGCCCTGCTCCTCAACGGCACCATCGTCGTCGGTCGCGATATCGCTCACGCCAAATTCAAGGAAATCCTTGACAGTGGGAAAGCGCTCCCCGATTACCTGAAAAAACACCCAATCTACTACGCTGGACCAGCAAAAACTCCCGCCGGTCGGCCTTCCGGCTCTTTCGGCCCCACCACAGCCGGACGCATGGATTCTTACGTCGGCCTGTTACAGGAGAACGGCGGGTCAATGGTCATGATTGCCAAAGGCAACCGCAGTCAGCAAGTTACCGATGCCTGCAAAAAGTTCGGCGGATTTTATCTCGGTTCAATCGGCGGACCGGCGGCTTTACTCGCCGATGAAAATATCAAGAAGGTCGAATGTATCGATTTCCCGGAGTTGGGGATGGAAGCTGTATGGAAGATCAATGTTGTCAACTTCCCGGCCTACATTCTGGTGGATGACAAGGGGAATGATTTCTTCAAGCAGCTCGGTCTCTGA
- the ilvA gene encoding threonine ammonia-lyase, biosynthetic: MREMVKKILTSKVYEAAVETPLDFAPNLSRQSGCQVFLKREDLQPVFSFKLRGAYNKIAHLSAAELANGVITASAGNHAQGVAFAARQLGAKALIVMPVTTPEIKVAAVRALGAEVVLCGESYSAAAEHCQQLMAVNGMTYIHPFDDPLVIAGQGTVGDELLRQTAGKMDAVFIPVGGGGLIAGMAVILKTLRPEIKIIGVEPFDSDAMARSLAAGRRIKLDRVGIFADGVAVREVGKQTFAMCKEFVDEIILVDTDEICSAIKSIYQSTRSIVEPSGALGVAGLKKYVQREGLTNQTLVAVNSGANMNFERLRYVAERTMIGERQEALFAVSIPEESGSLRRFCAEVLNDHNITEFNYRLADRDKAHIFVGISLKKEQERELFSQLLTKNGFANLDLTENELAKTHIRYMVGGRSPVAAREHLFRFWFPERPGALTRFLDKMGESWNISLFHYRTQGGDYGRVLIGLEIPAGDEEAMQTFLDQLGYHYISESDNPAYSLFL, encoded by the coding sequence ATGCGTGAAATGGTTAAAAAGATTCTCACCTCGAAAGTTTATGAAGCGGCGGTTGAGACCCCGCTCGATTTTGCGCCGAATCTTTCGCGCCAGTCGGGCTGCCAGGTCTTCCTCAAACGCGAAGATTTACAGCCGGTTTTTTCATTCAAATTGCGCGGCGCTTACAACAAGATCGCCCATTTGTCCGCCGCTGAACTGGCTAACGGGGTCATCACCGCATCTGCCGGGAACCACGCGCAGGGGGTTGCTTTTGCCGCTCGCCAACTGGGGGCCAAGGCGCTTATCGTCATGCCGGTGACCACTCCGGAGATCAAGGTCGCGGCGGTTCGCGCGCTCGGTGCCGAGGTTGTCCTTTGCGGAGAAAGTTACTCTGCCGCCGCCGAACATTGTCAGCAACTGATGGCGGTTAACGGGATGACGTATATCCATCCCTTTGACGACCCGCTGGTGATTGCCGGGCAGGGAACCGTCGGTGATGAATTACTGCGCCAGACGGCGGGGAAAATGGATGCGGTTTTCATTCCGGTCGGAGGGGGCGGTTTGATTGCCGGCATGGCCGTGATTCTCAAGACGTTGCGTCCGGAGATCAAGATCATCGGTGTCGAGCCGTTCGACAGTGATGCCATGGCACGCTCGCTTGCCGCAGGTCGCCGTATAAAGCTTGATCGTGTCGGTATCTTTGCCGACGGTGTTGCTGTCCGTGAGGTTGGCAAGCAGACTTTTGCGATGTGCAAAGAATTTGTCGATGAAATTATTCTGGTCGATACGGACGAGATTTGCAGCGCGATCAAGTCGATTTACCAGTCGACGCGTTCCATCGTTGAACCATCGGGGGCGCTGGGTGTTGCTGGTCTGAAAAAGTATGTTCAGCGCGAGGGGCTCACCAATCAGACCCTGGTTGCCGTCAATTCCGGCGCGAATATGAATTTTGAACGGTTGCGCTATGTTGCGGAACGAACCATGATCGGTGAACGTCAAGAGGCCCTTTTTGCCGTGTCGATTCCTGAAGAGTCCGGTTCGTTGCGCCGGTTTTGTGCCGAGGTGCTCAATGATCACAATATCACCGAATTCAACTATCGACTGGCGGATCGGGACAAGGCGCATATCTTTGTCGGTATCTCACTGAAAAAAGAACAGGAGCGGGAACTTTTTTCGCAGTTATTAACCAAAAACGGTTTCGCGAACCTTGATCTGACCGAGAATGAATTGGCCAAGACCCATATTCGTTACATGGTGGGAGGGCGTTCACCGGTCGCCGCGCGTGAACATCTTTTTCGTTTCTGGTTCCCGGAACGCCCTGGGGCATTAACCCGTTTTCTTGACAAGATGGGCGAGTCGTGGAATATTTCGCTCTTCCATTATCGCACGCAAGGGGGCGATTATGGCCGGGTATTGATCGGTCTCGAAATTCCGGCCGGTGATGAAGAGGCCATGCAGACCTTTCTTGACCAGCTGGGGTATCACTATATTTCCGAGTCGGATAATCCCGCATACTCGTTGTTTCTCTGA
- a CDS encoding SseB family protein, with the protein MTELDLALDALRNDVDNTENQGKFYTLFLNTNFYVPSISDEVPVAGTDVNREIAMPLIVDADGIDYLMLFDTEERLETWAEQKVPFLRAPGHHLVNSTPDNFYWAMNYTTDYGKQFVPDEIAWLKRMISEQRAEEPGA; encoded by the coding sequence ATGACTGAACTTGATCTGGCGCTTGATGCGCTGCGCAATGATGTGGATAATACCGAAAATCAGGGTAAATTTTACACCCTGTTTCTGAATACCAACTTTTATGTCCCGTCGATCAGTGATGAGGTGCCGGTTGCCGGGACCGACGTGAACAGAGAGATTGCAATGCCGCTGATTGTCGATGCCGACGGGATCGATTATCTGATGCTGTTCGATACGGAAGAGAGGCTGGAGACATGGGCCGAGCAAAAGGTGCCTTTTCTGCGTGCGCCGGGCCATCATCTGGTCAATTCCACACCGGACAACTTCTATTGGGCGATGAATTACACGACCGACTACGGCAAACAGTTTGTACCGGACGAAATCGCCTGGCTGAAACGGATGATCAGTGAGCAACGGGCTGAAGAACCTGGCGCGTAA
- the rimI gene encoding ribosomal protein S18-alanine N-acetyltransferase: protein MSNGLKNLARNVVIDIRPMDETDLAAVLVVDAAASSPPWSAAQWRSELANPVASMDLALIGGAVAGYLCAWLVAGELEIHNLVTAPACRRRGVASHLLDHRLRMARQQGLERVLLEVRVGNVAAITLYRAYGFIDCGVRRGYYLDGEDALLMEMTVGPLNP, encoded by the coding sequence GTGAGCAACGGGCTGAAGAACCTGGCGCGTAATGTTGTGATCGACATCCGTCCGATGGACGAGACGGATCTTGCCGCCGTACTGGTGGTCGATGCGGCCGCTTCGTCCCCCCCCTGGAGTGCGGCGCAATGGCGCAGCGAGTTGGCCAATCCGGTGGCGTCGATGGATCTGGCGTTGATTGGGGGCGCGGTTGCCGGTTATCTCTGCGCGTGGCTGGTCGCTGGTGAACTCGAGATTCACAATCTTGTCACCGCCCCCGCCTGTCGACGGCGCGGTGTGGCGTCGCATCTGCTCGATCATCGTTTGCGCATGGCACGTCAGCAGGGGTTGGAGCGCGTGCTGCTGGAGGTGCGTGTCGGCAATGTCGCGGCGATTACCCTCTACCGTGCTTACGGTTTTATCGATTGCGGAGTACGACGCGGGTATTATCTCGATGGGGAAGACGCCCTGTTGATGGAGATGACTGTCGGGCCGCTGAATCCGTGA
- a CDS encoding dihydroorotate dehydrogenase electron transfer subunit, translating to MKNYKTRILSNQEIAPDYYRMKILAPGFGQHVRPGQFVMFRVQRSMPPLLRRPFGVFRTGFLPADCDGMPEKEYLEILYKVVGHGTAIMRELHSGDAVEVLGPLGRGFEPGDPQREKILVGGGIGLVPLFMLAGDLVKESPVRLLMGGRTRDDILVVTEFERLGVETYVSTDDGSLGEEGFVTQMLERKLRKYSAAEVYCCGPLPMISAVNTICAAQNVPLQVSLEALMACGVGACLGCVVKGAGHTEEHPRYLCSCKAGPVFHTAELDWHALGTPAADSCEGCKS from the coding sequence ATGAAAAACTATAAAACCAGAATTCTGTCCAATCAGGAGATTGCTCCCGATTATTATCGGATGAAGATTCTTGCTCCTGGTTTTGGTCAGCACGTGAGGCCGGGGCAATTTGTCATGTTTCGGGTGCAACGCTCGATGCCACCGTTGCTGCGGCGTCCGTTCGGAGTTTTTCGCACCGGGTTTCTCCCGGCGGATTGTGACGGGATGCCGGAGAAGGAATATCTGGAAATCCTCTACAAGGTGGTCGGTCACGGCACGGCGATCATGCGTGAGCTGCACAGCGGAGACGCGGTCGAGGTGCTGGGACCGCTGGGGCGTGGTTTTGAACCGGGCGATCCGCAACGCGAGAAAATTCTGGTCGGTGGCGGGATCGGTCTGGTGCCACTCTTTATGCTGGCGGGGGATCTGGTCAAAGAGTCACCGGTGCGGCTGCTGATGGGGGGGCGTACCCGTGATGATATCCTCGTTGTCACCGAGTTTGAACGGTTGGGGGTGGAAACCTACGTTTCGACCGATGACGGCAGTCTTGGCGAAGAGGGGTTTGTCACCCAGATGCTGGAACGCAAACTGCGCAAATATTCTGCCGCTGAAGTCTACTGTTGCGGTCCACTGCCGATGATCAGCGCGGTCAACACTATCTGTGCCGCGCAGAATGTTCCGCTGCAAGTGTCTCTCGAAGCGCTGATGGCCTGTGGCGTGGGGGCCTGTCTCGGCTGCGTCGTGAAAGGTGCCGGGCACACGGAGGAACATCCGCGGTATCTCTGTTCCTGCAAGGCAGGGCCGGTTTTTCATACTGCAGAGCTGGACTGGCACGCCCTCGGGACGCCAGCCGCAGATAGTTGTGAGGGGTGCAAATCATGA